A single genomic interval of Croceibacter atlanticus HTCC2559 harbors:
- a CDS encoding ABC transporter permease has product MLRLLNIEFQKLRYSKSARVLSIIYFILITFIALIASIEFNFGNVNFRIADQGIFNFPFIWHFNTYIAALLKLFLAIVIVSMMSNEYSNRTLKQNLIDGLSKKEFVLSKFYTVLVFALISTVFVFLVSVVLGTFFSDYTEFSIVIRDMDYLLAYFFKLTAFFSFCMFLGVLVKRSAFALGFLFVWWIAESIIYALLKFQVFKGSNTAESIVQFFPLEAMSNLIKEPFSRLGAVQSAANQLGEAFTKDYDIHWYQIIIVSVWIFLFVWMSLGLLKKRDL; this is encoded by the coding sequence ATGTTACGACTTTTAAATATTGAATTTCAAAAATTAAGATATAGCAAAAGTGCACGTGTCTTAAGTATCATCTATTTTATATTAATCACCTTTATAGCATTAATAGCTTCAATTGAGTTTAATTTCGGGAATGTAAATTTTAGAATTGCAGATCAAGGAATTTTCAATTTTCCATTTATATGGCATTTTAACACTTACATAGCTGCATTGCTCAAATTGTTTTTAGCAATTGTAATTGTATCTATGATGAGTAATGAGTATAGTAACCGTACCTTAAAACAAAACCTTATTGATGGGTTGAGCAAAAAGGAATTTGTGCTGTCTAAATTTTATACAGTTTTGGTGTTTGCCTTAATTTCAACTGTATTTGTTTTCTTGGTATCTGTTGTTTTAGGAACTTTCTTTTCAGACTATACAGAGTTTAGCATCGTTATAAGAGATATGGATTACCTACTGGCATATTTCTTTAAACTCACTGCATTCTTTTCTTTTTGTATGTTTTTAGGTGTGTTGGTTAAACGTTCTGCTTTTGCATTAGGGTTTCTTTTTGTGTGGTGGATAGCAGAAAGTATTATCTATGCTTTATTGAAATTTCAGGTTTTTAAAGGTTCAAACACAGCAGAGTCTATAGTTCAGTTTTTTCCTTTAGAGGCAATGTCTAATCTAATAAAAGAGCCATTCTCGAGACTAGGAGCAGTTCAATCTGCAGCCAACCAGTTAGGAGAAGCGTTTACCAAAGATTATGATATTCACTGGTATCAAATTATTATAGTATCTGTTTGGATATTCTTATTTGTATGGATGTCTTTAGGATTACTTAAAAAGCGAGACCTATAA
- a CDS encoding T9SS type B sorting domain-containing protein, whose amino-acid sequence MKKYILILCSLFLGVTLHAQGEANNWYFGGNAGVTFNTTPPSALTDGRLVTTEGCSTISDVNGNLQFYSDGRSVWNRNHQKMSNGDYNTGQGLLGDPSSTSSALIVPHPGLDGIYYIFAVDEPHHDNAAAFPGQGPALQNGNPTGDGNYTDVNDGVPNIDDGFNNGFTYSVVDMSLNNGLGDVVASEKNIQLETFNPNFNNQAKFKCSEKVTAVRGAVCGEVWVITHFINKFYAFKVDSSGLDTTPVISEVGPAVTTSNYRRAALGYMKASPDGNRIAVAHNTFTYFPPNVSDEGDGGVYLYDFDRNTGVVSNNQELYQGASAYGVEFSANSERLFASMSSPELFSTLHQWDLSAANIPNSRVELFGPSGGGSLFSMQLAPNGKIYVSSFGSNNLMVINNPEELGNDVNFATDVSGGAINLQGGEARLGLPPFIQSFLTSKVNIINNTASTDDTEEHLELCESDNYTLVTENIPGVNYVWYKDDVLIAGETDNTLQISRPNNGETLPYTENYRLEIDLNNGDCPLFGVAEVTYYETPEATMPMDISLCDEDNDGQEQYNLGAQNAEILTGQTNPNFLVTYHSNQADAENGLNPININYTVSETLQTIYARVENTNNRNCFDTTSFEIELFSISQFGDDEEIIYCLEDLPETVQLNSGIPVSEIQDYSFVWQPSNETTPSISTTELVTHTVTITNTITGCSYEKSFTITASNQAQNITFEISDFSEQNTIMVNLGTESIGDYEFALNSESGPFQDDPTFTNVPPGFYDIFVRDKNGCGVSARLDIGVLGFMTFFTPNADGFNDVWRLVGVSRQREANARVNIFDRYGKLLKSFAAGTGSWNGNFNGNPMPSGDYWFQIILEDGTQYRSNFTLKR is encoded by the coding sequence ATGAAAAAATATATCTTAATTTTATGCTCCTTATTTTTAGGGGTAACTCTTCATGCCCAAGGTGAGGCAAATAACTGGTACTTTGGTGGTAATGCTGGAGTTACATTTAATACTACACCACCAAGTGCACTAACAGATGGAAGATTGGTAACCACCGAAGGGTGCTCAACCATATCAGATGTTAATGGAAATCTTCAATTTTATTCTGATGGGCGTTCTGTATGGAACAGAAACCACCAAAAGATGTCTAATGGAGACTACAACACTGGACAAGGTTTATTAGGAGATCCTTCTAGTACCTCGAGTGCCTTAATAGTACCGCATCCAGGTTTAGATGGTATTTATTACATTTTTGCTGTAGATGAGCCTCATCACGACAACGCAGCTGCATTTCCAGGACAAGGTCCAGCACTCCAAAATGGTAACCCTACTGGAGACGGAAACTATACAGATGTAAATGATGGTGTTCCAAATATAGATGATGGGTTTAATAATGGATTTACATATTCTGTAGTAGATATGTCTTTAAATAATGGATTGGGAGATGTTGTAGCTTCAGAAAAAAATATTCAGTTAGAAACCTTCAATCCAAATTTTAATAATCAAGCCAAATTTAAATGTTCAGAAAAAGTCACTGCAGTAAGAGGTGCAGTTTGTGGTGAGGTTTGGGTAATTACACATTTTATAAATAAGTTTTACGCTTTTAAGGTAGACTCAAGTGGTCTGGATACTACTCCAGTAATTTCAGAAGTAGGTCCAGCTGTTACAACATCAAATTACAGAAGAGCAGCTTTGGGGTATATGAAAGCTTCTCCAGATGGAAACCGTATAGCAGTTGCACATAATACATTTACTTATTTTCCTCCAAATGTTTCAGATGAAGGTGATGGTGGTGTGTATTTATATGATTTTGATAGAAATACAGGTGTAGTTTCTAATAATCAGGAGTTATATCAAGGTGCTTCAGCATATGGTGTTGAGTTTTCAGCAAACTCAGAACGACTTTTTGCCTCAATGAGCTCACCAGAATTATTTTCAACCTTACACCAATGGGATTTATCAGCGGCTAATATTCCGAATTCAAGAGTTGAGTTGTTTGGACCTTCTGGTGGTGGTTCTTTGTTTTCTATGCAATTAGCGCCAAACGGGAAAATTTATGTGTCTTCATTCGGCTCAAACAATTTAATGGTAATTAATAACCCTGAAGAATTAGGGAACGATGTAAATTTTGCAACAGATGTGTCTGGTGGCGCAATTAACCTTCAAGGTGGTGAAGCTAGGCTAGGACTGCCTCCGTTTATACAGTCTTTTTTAACGAGCAAAGTAAATATAATTAACAACACAGCCTCAACAGATGATACTGAGGAGCATTTAGAGTTATGTGAAAGTGATAACTACACACTTGTAACAGAAAATATTCCTGGTGTTAATTATGTCTGGTATAAAGACGATGTTTTAATTGCTGGAGAAACAGATAATACTTTACAAATTTCCAGACCAAATAATGGCGAAACCTTACCTTATACAGAAAATTACAGATTAGAGATAGACTTAAATAATGGAGATTGCCCATTGTTTGGTGTTGCAGAAGTTACCTATTATGAAACTCCTGAAGCTACTATGCCTATGGATATAAGTTTGTGTGATGAGGATAATGATGGCCAGGAACAATATAATTTAGGTGCTCAAAATGCAGAGATTTTAACGGGACAAACAAATCCTAACTTCTTGGTGACTTATCACAGTAATCAAGCAGATGCAGAAAATGGTTTAAACCCTATTAATATAAATTATACAGTATCAGAAACCTTACAAACTATTTATGCAAGAGTAGAAAACACTAATAACAGAAACTGTTTTGATACTACAAGTTTTGAAATTGAACTATTCTCAATTTCTCAGTTTGGAGATGACGAAGAGATAATCTATTGTTTAGAAGATTTACCAGAAACAGTGCAACTTAACTCAGGTATACCAGTTTCCGAGATACAAGATTATTCATTTGTATGGCAGCCAAGTAATGAAACAACACCTTCTATTTCTACAACAGAGTTGGTAACTCATACAGTTACAATTACTAACACGATTACTGGATGTAGTTATGAAAAATCATTTACTATTACCGCTTCAAACCAAGCGCAAAACATCACGTTCGAGATTTCAGATTTTAGTGAGCAAAATACAATTATGGTCAACTTGGGAACAGAAAGTATAGGAGACTATGAGTTTGCACTAAACTCTGAAAGTGGTCCATTTCAAGATGACCCAACATTTACAAATGTGCCACCAGGTTTTTATGACATCTTTGTGAGAGATAAAAATGGTTGTGGTGTTAGCGCTCGGTTAGATATAGGAGTACTAGGTTTTATGACATTCTTTACGCCTAATGCAGATGGTTTTAATGATGTGTGGAGACTAGTAGGTGTGTCAAGACAACGCGAAGCCAATGCCAGAGTAAATATTTTTGATCGCTACGGTA